A stretch of the Filimonas lacunae genome encodes the following:
- a CDS encoding NAD(P)/FAD-dependent oxidoreductase — protein sequence MQQKIVLRLLPQEAADDSIIRSYIAQSAAQPVSAITGFYRLKQSIDARSKQVWINLTVQACINEPFIDRPEMPITYKDVSQSKHKVIVIGAGPAGLYAALRLIESGIKPIVLERGKDVRARRRDLAQLNKEGIVNPESNYCFGEGGAGTYSDGKLYTRSNKRGSIDKVLHIFTRFGADDSILYDAHPHIGTNKLPQIITAMREQIVASGGDFHFEQKVDGFTIHNNTITGVTTQQGASFHGDAVILATGHSARDIFELLHRNNILIEAKPFALGVRAEHPQSIIDSAQYHCPIPAFAPKNTIVRPDHLPPASYSLVEQVDGRGVFSFCMCPGGIIAPAATNPKELVVNGWSPSKRNNPTANSGMVVQVEIEDAIKYFKNAKGHSYNSNDPLLMMRFQEDIERKAYQVGGGNFVAPAQRMVDFCNNKIATNLPDCSYVPGVLSSDLRGVLPGFVMRSLQQGFQAFGKKMRGYYTNDAIIVATESRTSSPVRIPRDAETLQHPQISNLYPCAEGAGYAGGIVSAAMDGEKVAAAISVLLTGCL from the coding sequence ATGCAACAAAAGATAGTACTACGCCTGCTGCCACAAGAAGCGGCAGATGACTCCATTATACGCAGCTACATTGCTCAATCGGCTGCACAGCCCGTATCAGCCATTACCGGCTTCTACCGTTTAAAACAATCCATTGACGCACGCAGCAAACAGGTTTGGATAAACCTGACTGTGCAGGCATGTATCAATGAGCCTTTTATTGACAGGCCTGAAATGCCTATCACTTATAAAGACGTTAGCCAGTCTAAACACAAGGTAATTGTAATAGGTGCAGGCCCGGCGGGTTTATATGCAGCTTTGCGCTTAATAGAAAGCGGTATCAAACCTATAGTGCTGGAAAGAGGTAAAGACGTTCGCGCACGCAGACGCGATCTGGCGCAACTGAACAAAGAAGGCATTGTAAATCCGGAAAGCAACTATTGCTTTGGGGAAGGCGGTGCAGGCACTTATAGCGATGGCAAACTATATACACGCAGTAATAAGCGTGGCAGCATAGATAAAGTGCTGCACATCTTCACCCGCTTTGGTGCAGATGACAGTATCTTATACGATGCACATCCACATATAGGCACTAATAAGCTGCCACAAATTATCACTGCTATGCGGGAACAGATCGTTGCCAGTGGTGGTGATTTTCATTTTGAACAAAAGGTAGACGGCTTTACGATACATAACAACACCATTACTGGTGTTACCACACAACAGGGAGCCAGCTTCCACGGAGATGCTGTGATACTCGCCACAGGCCACTCTGCCCGCGACATATTCGAGTTATTACACCGCAACAACATTTTAATAGAAGCCAAGCCCTTTGCATTAGGGGTACGTGCAGAGCATCCTCAATCTATTATCGACTCTGCGCAATACCATTGTCCTATACCTGCCTTTGCACCTAAGAATACCATTGTGCGGCCCGATCATTTACCGCCCGCTTCTTATAGCCTGGTAGAGCAGGTAGATGGCCGTGGCGTATTTAGCTTTTGTATGTGTCCTGGCGGTATTATTGCACCGGCAGCTACCAACCCGAAAGAACTGGTAGTAAACGGATGGAGTCCCAGCAAACGTAATAACCCTACCGCTAACAGCGGCATGGTGGTGCAGGTAGAGATAGAAGATGCTATCAAATATTTTAAAAACGCAAAGGGACATTCTTACAATAGCAATGATCCTTTACTAATGATGCGTTTCCAGGAAGATATAGAGCGTAAAGCCTACCAGGTAGGTGGTGGTAACTTTGTAGCACCTGCACAACGTATGGTAGACTTCTGCAATAATAAAATAGCTACCAACCTGCCAGATTGCAGCTATGTGCCGGGAGTATTAAGCAGCGATTTACGTGGCGTGCTGCCTGGCTTTGTTATGCGCAGCCTGCAACAAGGCTTCCAGGCTTTTGGCAAAAAAATGCGGGGCTATTATACCAATGATGCTATAATAGTAGCTACTGAAAGCCGCACCTCCTCTCCTGTGCGCATTCCACGTGATGCAGAAACACTACAGCACCCGCAAATCTCCAATTTATATCCCTGTGCCGAAGGCGCCGGGTATGCAGGAGGCATTG
- a CDS encoding outer membrane beta-barrel protein, with the protein MKKVLLFASILFAGVAANAQINKGQWLAGGTLGFSSSKAGDNKTTNINLNPNAGYFVINNLAVGLEADYGYSKYKTKVAGADFSTKTTSIGAAPFVRYYVLPTAQKTNVFVHGAYAFGSTKSDDASSVSFNAFKFAAGPAFFLTPSVALEASVYYQSQKAKYDAERTNTFGLAVGFQVHLGKAKK; encoded by the coding sequence ATGAAAAAAGTTTTATTATTTGCTTCGATTCTGTTTGCAGGTGTTGCTGCTAATGCTCAAATTAACAAAGGTCAGTGGTTAGCTGGTGGAACCCTGGGGTTCTCTTCTTCTAAAGCTGGTGACAACAAAACCACTAACATCAACCTGAACCCTAACGCAGGTTATTTCGTAATCAACAATCTGGCAGTAGGTCTGGAAGCTGATTACGGCTATTCCAAATACAAAACCAAAGTAGCAGGTGCAGATTTTTCTACTAAAACTACTTCTATTGGTGCTGCTCCTTTCGTTAGATATTATGTTCTGCCAACTGCGCAAAAAACAAACGTGTTTGTACATGGCGCTTATGCTTTTGGTAGCACAAAATCTGACGACGCATCTTCTGTAAGCTTCAATGCTTTCAAGTTTGCTGCTGGTCCGGCTTTCTTCTTAACTCCTAGCGTAGCTTTGGAAGCCAGTGTATACTATCAGTCTCAAAAAGCAAAATATGATGCTGAAAGAACCAACACTTTTGGTCTGGCTGTAGGTTTCCAAGTACACTTGGGTAAAGCTAAAAAATAG
- a CDS encoding DUF3127 domain-containing protein, translated as MSYEATGKLVAKFDIVQRTESFKTREFVIEKTEEINGRAITNYLKFQCVQDKTALPDRFAMGEEVKVMFNIKGTKWVKDGRENFITNLDAWRMESMKGGAAGSTGAENTQFNNIPPQDVVDDLPF; from the coding sequence ATGTCATACGAAGCTACCGGCAAATTAGTTGCCAAATTTGATATAGTGCAACGGACCGAGAGTTTTAAAACCCGGGAATTTGTGATTGAGAAAACAGAAGAAATTAATGGACGTGCCATTACCAACTATTTAAAATTTCAATGTGTGCAGGATAAAACAGCACTTCCCGACCGCTTTGCTATGGGTGAAGAAGTAAAAGTGATGTTTAATATAAAGGGCACCAAGTGGGTGAAAGATGGCAGAGAAAATTTTATTACTAACCTCGACGCGTGGAGAATGGAGAGCATGAAAGGTGGTGCAGCAGGATCAACAGGGGCAGAAAACACACAATTTAATAACATACCTCCACAGGATGTTGTTGATGATTTGCCGTTTTAA
- a CDS encoding 5'-nucleotidase C-terminal domain-containing protein, with translation MKKTRSLHFCIVVAVCVFAACSSPKHAVKLEYKDYEVNKTYVPDTGIQQLLLPYRDSVNRAMGKKIGVATQSLTRKLPESTLGNLMADCMREKASQKFNTNVDAAFVNYYGIRADLPQGDIVLGNIYELMPFDNLIVLQRMKGSVLREFLNLVASKGGWPVSGIQMQIKDKQATNILVNGKPLDDAADYLVANSDYVANGGDDCKMLKPIAQQSKGYLYRDALIEYIRALTQAGKPVSANIENRVTYVN, from the coding sequence ATGAAAAAAACACGTTCCTTACATTTTTGTATTGTTGTTGCCGTGTGTGTCTTTGCTGCCTGCTCCTCTCCAAAGCATGCTGTTAAGTTGGAATACAAAGATTATGAGGTGAATAAAACTTATGTGCCGGATACGGGCATTCAGCAATTGCTGTTGCCATACAGGGATAGTGTGAACCGCGCCATGGGGAAAAAAATTGGGGTTGCAACACAAAGTCTGACGAGAAAACTACCGGAAAGCACCCTGGGAAATTTAATGGCGGATTGTATGCGTGAGAAAGCGTCCCAAAAATTCAACACAAATGTAGATGCGGCTTTCGTGAACTATTATGGTATCAGGGCAGATTTGCCTCAGGGCGATATTGTGTTAGGTAATATTTATGAACTGATGCCATTTGATAATCTGATTGTATTACAGCGAATGAAAGGCAGTGTATTGCGTGAATTTTTAAACCTGGTGGCCTCTAAAGGAGGTTGGCCTGTTTCGGGCATACAAATGCAGATTAAAGACAAACAAGCGACAAATATATTGGTTAATGGTAAACCATTGGATGATGCTGCGGATTACCTGGTGGCTAATTCAGATTATGTAGCCAATGGTGGAGATGATTGCAAAATGCTAAAACCTATTGCACAACAAAGCAAAGGGTACTTATACAGAGATGCGCTTATTGAATATATAAGGGCTCTTACCCAGGCAGGCAAACCGGTAAGTGCTAATATAGAA